A genomic window from Lycium barbarum isolate Lr01 chromosome 4, ASM1917538v2, whole genome shotgun sequence includes:
- the LOC132637825 gene encoding uncharacterized protein LOC132637825 — QQQSVEFALGRQFNQFKHAYWVRLSASVDVVRLLVTQGFAFRGHDESKSSLSRGNFLHILSWYGKKCDNICDYVLEHAPQNDQMTSPGIQKDIVTSCKIETIKAILDELNGDYFALLVDETFDVSRKEQMAIVLRYIDRKGFVMERLIDIVHVQDTSALSLKRAIVNLLAQHSLSLSHVRGQCYDGASNMQGEINGLKMLIRQESRSAHSIHCFAHQLQLTLVAVSKKCIEVGKLVVLVSNILNVLGSSFKRMDEFRDSQKERIQEALDMGELITGRGLNQELGLSRACDTRWGSHYKSFNNFILMYGSIVNVLESLVHDARLMDERAKAMGYLDACRTYEVAFMLRLMSEVLAITNELNKCLQKKEQDLANAMILLEVAKKRLQAYRDDEWDSLIAKVSLFCIKHEILVPNFKDPYVSSLRSRRRLGDNTVLHHYRVEVFCNIIDWQLQKLKDRFGEATTNLLRGIACLNPIDSFSSFDIRKIMKMVALYLDDFDEFNMSALENQLCDLSKRLVHTKKHSNYPLVFRLVKLALLLPVATASVERVFSAMKFIKRMTCGVK, encoded by the coding sequence CAACAACAGTCTGTTGAATTTGCACTTGGGAGACAATTTAATCAATTTAAACATGCATATTGGGTTCGCTTAAGTGCTTCAGTTGATGTAGTAAGGCTTCTTGTAACTCAAGGATTTGCATTTCGAGGTCACGATGAATCTAAATCATCACTTAGTAGGGGTAATTTTCTTCATATTCTCTCATGGTATGGGAAAAAGTGTGATAATATTTGTGACTATGTACTGGAACATGCTCCTCAAAATGATCAAATGACTTCTCCAGGGATTCAGAAAGATATTGTGACATCATGTAAAATAGAAACAATTAAAGCTATTCTTGATGAATTAAATGGTGACTACTTTGCTTTACTAGTTGATGAGACTTTTGATGTGTCACGCAAGGAGCAAATGGCTATTGTCTTACGATATATTGATAGAAAAGGATTTGTGATGGAGCGACTTATTGACATTGTTCATGTTCAAGATACTAGTGCTTTATCTTTAAAGAGGGCGATCGTTAATTTACTTGCTCAACATTCCTTGAGTCTATCACATGTACGTGGACAATGTTATGATGGGGCAAGCAATATGCAAGGTGAGATCAATGGCCTTAAAATGTTGATTAGGCAAGAAAGTAGATCGGCTCATTCCATTCATTGTTTTGCTCACCAACTTCAACTAACTCTTGTTGCGGTCTCTAAAAAATGTATTGAAGTGGGAAAACTTGTGGTATTGGTTTCAAATATTTTGAATGTATTGGGATCTTCTTTTAAGCGTATGGATGAATTTCGAGATTCTCAAAAAGAAAGAATTCAAGAGGCATTAGATATGGGTGAGCTTATAACCGGTAGGGGCTTGAATCAAGAACTTGGTCTTTCAAGAGCTTGTGATACTCGTTGGGGATCTCATTATAAATCTTTTAACAATTTTATTCTTATGTATGGCTCTATTGTTAATGTTCTTGAATCACTTGTTCACGATGCACGATTAATGGATGAAAGAGCCAAGGCAATGGGATATCTCGACGCTTGTCGAACATATGAGGTTGCGTTCATGTTGCGTTTGATGAGTGAGGTTTTAGCAATCACAAATGAGCTTAACAAATGCTTACAAAAAAAGGAGCAAGATTTGGCAAATGCCATGATACTTCTTGAAGTAGCAAAAAAAAGGTTGCAAGCTTATAGGGATGATGAATGGGATTCTCTCATTGCTAAGGTATCTTTATTTTGTATCAAGCATGAAATTTTGGTACCTAACTTTAAGGATCCATATGTTAGCTCTTTAAGATCACGACGAAGACTTGGTGACAATACAGTCTTACATCATTATCGTGTTGAAGTGTTTTGCAATATTATTGATTGGCAACTTCAAAAGCTTAAAGATCGTTTTGGCGAAGCGACGACTAATTTGCTTCGTGGAATTGCTTGTTTGAATCCAATTGACTCTTTTTCAAGTTTCGACATCAGAAAGATAATGAAAATGGTTGCGTTATATCTTGATGACTTTGATGAGTTCAATATGAGTGCTCTTGAGAATCAACTTTGTGATCTTTCGAAAAGATTAGTTCATACAAAGAAGCATTCAAATTATCCTCTTGTATTCCGCTTAGTGAAACTTGCTTTGCTTCTGCCAGTTGCCACTGCATCCGTTGAAAGAGTTTTTTCGGCAATGAAGTTTATCAAGAGAATGACTTGCGGAGTCAAATGA